The stretch of DNA CTCAGATCTTGCACCTGTAAAAATGGATGTCAAAACCGAGACTACGTAAAAGAGGAATCAATCGTTGAAGCTCAAGTAAAAAAAGAGACACAAGTATTTGAGGAAACAAACATTCAAGAGCAGTTTGTGCAGCCTCGCCCCAGTCAGGTAAATCGGATCGTTGAGTTAATAAATAAGTCCAGTGGGCAATTAGATAAGCAATTAGAGAGAGGATAAGCCAACGATACATTCCCAGCAATGAACCCTGACCAAAACGATGCAACCCAAAGCGATGTTTGGCCGTTTTAAACCATGCTTCGATTTGCCATCTCCTCTTACCCCACCATTTAATCGTGCTAGCTTTCAGGGGTTTGGTAGATAAAACAAAACGTTTTTCTCGCTTGCCGTTATCACGCTTGAGATAGTACCAAGCAACCGAAACAGGAAACTTTAAGCCAACTAATCGTACTTGTTGTCCCTGTTTATGTAAATGCTTTAAAACTCGGCCATCAACTAATTTACGAGTGACAGGTATACCTGTAATCGCATGATATCTAAGCTGTCGGATACCGTGCAGAAATTCTACACTACCAAAGGCCGTATCAGCTTCGATCGTCACCTGAAATCGAGAAGTTAAGGCTTTAGGTAAATGCCGAACCATTTTCAGTCCTAACTGTGCGGGTGAAGCAGTCCCTTTGCCTCTCCAAACGCGGAAATTCCAAGGTATCCGCCATCGCCCAATCACTAGATAGAGTACTACCAAATGTAATCCCCTCTGGCCATTATAAACTGAAATTAAATCCGAAAATTCTGGGAATTTTCCAGTTTTTTCCAGGGTAGTTAAGTCAATAATTACCTGTAAAAACGGCTTACGTCCCTTTGGGCAATCAGATAAAACTTGTTTGAGTATATGGCCACGAACCTGGCGGATCATTTTCTTAGTTGACCAGGGATTTATATTTAAAAATCGACTTAATGCACTGGCAGATTTGGTTTGAGAATGAGCGGGTAAAGGATGCCCTTGTGCTTCTAAAAATAATCCTAGCATGGCTTCTAGGTTATCTTTTTGGTACTGCGTAGGCATTAAATCGGTTAAATTGGAGATGAGCTCTTGGGCGTGGGTAACCATTGTGGTTGCCGTACAATAGAATTACTTTTCACGCCCTTTTTCTCATATTTTGAGCATTTATTTTCGCTCTGAGCCACTTTTTTGGCTTGAAACAATCTTCATTCCGCTCTTCAGTTGCGTTCACTGGTGATCTTCATCGTGATATTTCCTTGACCTTAAATCAGTATATTACGCTCTTTGTTAGTAATATTAGTGACTTTATAACGCATCAGTACAATTCTCATCTATTGTGACTTTTTCGCATACTTTATTGGTTTTTTCCGTATTTACCCGGTAGGTGCAAGATCTGAGTTAGCTCGAATAGAAGCCGAACGCGATTACTATTACACTTGTACTAACAGTAAATACTGATGAACTTACTCACTCAATCTTTAGCACATACATCAATTACCGCTGCTCAACTTTGGCATCAATTAGAAATTGCCGAAACAACTGAACAAATTGATCGCTTATTGCAATCAATTTGGCACAATCAAGAAAAACAAGAAGTTGCTATCGATGCTCATGCCGAACTTGCCAACCAAATTGATGCCGAAATAACAGCAATTAAAGCGAGAATGGAATTTTTAGTCCAATTGCATCAAAGTGCGATCGATAAACTTGAAGGTTGGCGAGAACGATTAGACCAAACTGTTGTTTATTTTAACCAGATTGGAGCCATTACAGCCGAAATTGTTGGTAAACAGCATCGAATTACTGTCAAAGAAAACCCACCGACTTGTGAAGTATCTATCGACCCTTCTCAACTACCAGACGAATATCGCCGTATCGAAACTAAAACCGTAGTTTCGGCTAACAAAAAGGCAATTACTGATGCTTGGAAACAAGGAATACCAGTAGAAGGTACAAAAGTTTATCGCAGGCGTAAGGTAGTTTATAGCTTACTACCAAGCAATTTACCTCAATACCAAGCTAGCACAACAGTCAATGTTGAACTATTAGAAAATCAGCCACAGCCTACCAAAAAGCGACGGAAAAAAGCTGATTGAGCCAGATTGGGAGAGCAGGGGAGCAGGGGAGAAATAAATTGGTGGGTTATTTCTGCTCCGCTGCACTAAAGATTAATCCAATAGTCAGGGTCATCGACTTGTTCTGGAGTAACATTAAATAGTTTTGACAATTGATGTTTCCTTTGTTTAAGGATGGTAATTTCCTCATTTTCTGTCAACTCAGCAATTAAATCAACCTCCCTATTCAAATCAGAGAGAATTTTTGTCTCACTTTCAACTGCATTTTCAATTTTATTGACTATTTTCACAAAGTTTCTCCTACTTAATGAGACGAGTAACTAACTTGGCTTTATGTTAGCACATTACTTGCTTTGCTTTTTTTACCCCTCCAATTGGAGGGTATAAAAATCATTCAAGGGCAGGTTTTATTTGCTTAACCTTAATTGTCACGCTCAAAAAAGTTGTAGTTCATTCATTTTTGATTATGAAAAAAATAGCATCTTCGATTCCAACCGTTCGCTTTACTGAATTAGCTAAGGGAGAAGGTTTGAAAATCCCTGTATTTGATATGTCACTGACCGATGGTAAAACGAAAGGTCGCTATCAAGCTGAACCAGAGGTGCTGAGAAACTCAATGCTTGAACTGCTATTTGAACCATCCGAGTTGAAATCGCTTGTAATTGTTAAACCCGACCCCGATGATAACAGTCACGACCCCCTCAAAAATATTGACTTCGGCGATGATATTCCCAGAAGAGCTACTTTCAGTTCTGGTAAAAATGTGTACTATGCTGATAAAGAGCTTTCAGCTAAACTATTAAGTATCTTTGCCACTCAACCCGACCACGCTTGTCGTTACGGTTCACTTTTAGTTAGCAGTTGTACTCAAGGAGCGCAATTTTTAGATAGTTCAGAAGATAATCAAACTTTGAAAGTCAAAATTGTTGACTCCCAAAGCGATATTTCCAAGGAAAAAGCGTTAGCTAAAAAATGGCAGACTGGCGACTGTCATGGCAAAATTTCACCCGTTTTAGCTGAACAATTAGGAGCAATTCACAACCGACCTTTCCAATTTCGCATGGCATGGTTAAAAGAGTGGTCGCAGGAAGATTGCCAAACTCCAGAAATTAGCTTTTTAGCGAAAGGAACTTTGCTACCTGATGCCGAATTAACCGATAATGCTGGTTACGATATCATTCTAGACCGTTCTTCCATCAAAGGAGTTGATAAAAAACAACTGGCTGACTTAATTCCTTGTGGTGATTACGAATTTCCTCAAGCTGTATTGGGAAATCGCGGTAATGCCAAAACAACCGAGTATGAAAATTCTTGGCAGTTTTCGATTTGGTACTCGGAAAATGCAATTCAAGCTGACATCGTTCCCGCTACCAAAGCGGAAGCCCAAAAACTCGCATCTTTGCAAAATAACCGCATACAACTTGCCAAATACCTAGTCGAACAGCATGACAAGAAAGCAGCTTTCAGACAAACAGCAGATGATACAGAAACTCAATTGAATGATTTAGGTGATGAACAAACCAAACGTCACGAATCTCGCCTCATCTCTATTCTTAGAAACGATAAATTGGGACAGCTACTTGACTTTCCCAAAGTTGTTGACTTCATGCAGGAACAAGTTGCCAAGAAATGGAAAGATTTAGCTATCAAAGGAGCAATTCATCACGGTTCGGCAATGGCTCAACCTTGTGAAGATTTGTTACCTGGAAGTATTGTTGCACCTCATCTACGACATGGAACGGAAGTAATCGTTACTCGCTACCCAATTGTTAGTAAAGACAACATTCGTCGCTACACAGTTAACAACAAACAAAAACCCGAACTCATGCAGTACAAAGGCTGTGTCTTCATTCGTCCCGACCAAGCTATGCAGCATCACCAATGCGATTTTGATGGCGACCAATTGGTAATTACACCTGCTTCCAGGCTACCTCACATTGCCAAAGAAACCCTACACGCCAATGATGAAAATGAATACGAAGCTATCGAAAAACGCCCGAAAATTGATTACACTCAAGCTACTGACGAAGAAGGCCACCGTAAGTATACCAAATTGAGACAGATTGCTGTCGCGATCGCTAAAAACAAAATCGGCTGGGTAGCCACTTTGATTGGAAGAGTACAATCTTCTGTACCGGAAGCAGGACAACCAGAAGGTTTATTCAATCAACGAAAAGAGAAATTACTGGGTAAACTATTCGACGCACTTCAAATTGAAGTCGATAGCCCTAAAAGTGCTACTAGACTAGAAGACCACCACCCCACTCTACTAGAAACAGCTTCCAAGTGGTCTCAACAACATCCTTGCTACCTGTTCGATTTCAAAGACGACCTCAGACTTTACAAAAGCGTACCGCTACCTACAGAAGATGGTACAGCAATTAGTGCGATCGCTCTCATTGCTGTCAATCCAGCTTGGGAACCAACTCGTCTCAAAAGTCGCCATCGTGATGAATTTCGTTACCTTTTTAGCCCACCATCAGATTTAGACGAACGAGAAACTTGGGAGAAACATTACATTAGTTGGGCGCAAGAAGTGAAGGAACGGTATCGAGAAAGTATGGGCGAAATCTATGAATTGCACGCCGATAATCCTACTAACTTGAAAGAAGCGGTTGGCAAATTGTACGAAAGTTTGAGAAGCGATGTAGCAGAAGCTTTT from Leptolyngbyaceae cyanobacterium encodes:
- a CDS encoding transposase, whose product is MPTQYQKDNLEAMLGLFLEAQGHPLPAHSQTKSASALSRFLNINPWSTKKMIRQVRGHILKQVLSDCPKGRKPFLQVIIDLTTLEKTGKFPEFSDLISVYNGQRGLHLVVLYLVIGRWRIPWNFRVWRGKGTASPAQLGLKMVRHLPKALTSRFQVTIEADTAFGSVEFLHGIRQLRYHAITGIPVTRKLVDGRVLKHLHKQGQQVRLVGLKFPVSVAWYYLKRDNGKREKRFVLSTKPLKASTIKWWGKRRWQIEAWFKTAKHRFGLHRFGQGSLLGMYRWLILSLIAYLIAHWTYLLTQRSDLPDWGEAAQTALECLFPQILVSLFLLELQRLIPLLRSLGFDIHFYRCKI
- a CDS encoding siphovirus Gp157 family protein; the encoded protein is MNLLTQSLAHTSITAAQLWHQLEIAETTEQIDRLLQSIWHNQEKQEVAIDAHAELANQIDAEITAIKARMEFLVQLHQSAIDKLEGWRERLDQTVVYFNQIGAITAEIVGKQHRITVKENPPTCEVSIDPSQLPDEYRRIETKTVVSANKKAITDAWKQGIPVEGTKVYRRRKVVYSLLPSNLPQYQASTTVNVELLENQPQPTKKRRKKAD